A DNA window from Allokutzneria albata contains the following coding sequences:
- a CDS encoding MBL fold metallo-hydrolase, whose translation MTAARIDHAVTSGTFSLDGQTFDVDNNVWVLGDDSECVVFDAPHDVSAILDVIGGRTVKAIIATHAHDDHVRFAPELAEATGAPILLHPADLVLWHMTHPDVRPGGELADGQVIEVAGTAVHVLHTPGHAPGACCFHVPELGVVFTGDTLFQGGPGATGRSFSDYDTIIDSITKRLLELPPETVVHTGHGESTTIAAEAAGLARG comes from the coding sequence ATGACCGCGGCTCGCATCGACCACGCCGTCACGTCCGGCACGTTCTCGTTGGACGGCCAGACCTTCGACGTGGACAACAACGTGTGGGTGCTCGGCGACGACTCGGAGTGCGTCGTCTTCGACGCCCCGCACGACGTCTCCGCGATCCTGGACGTGATCGGCGGTCGCACCGTCAAGGCGATCATCGCGACGCACGCGCACGACGACCACGTGCGCTTCGCCCCGGAGCTGGCCGAGGCCACCGGGGCGCCGATCCTGTTGCACCCGGCCGATCTCGTGCTCTGGCACATGACCCACCCGGACGTGCGCCCCGGCGGCGAGCTGGCCGACGGGCAGGTCATCGAGGTCGCCGGGACCGCGGTGCACGTGCTGCACACGCCTGGCCACGCGCCGGGCGCCTGCTGCTTCCACGTGCCGGAGCTCGGCGTGGTGTTCACCGGCGACACCCTCTTCCAGGGCGGACCCGGTGCCACTGGCCGATCGTTCTCCGACTACGACACGATCATCGACTCGATCACCAAGCGGTTGTTGGAGCTGCCGCCGGAGACGGTGGTGCACACCGGCCACGGCGAGAGCACGACGATCGCGGCGGAGGCGGCGGGTTTGGCCCGCGGGTAG
- a CDS encoding alpha/beta fold hydrolase, with protein MLDSDVRARADRVAGRTVRSLECGTGAPVVVLLPGLGALGYLMDALTEYGARSRSFLLDVPGFGVRGRPACRPDVKAVADTVLDWLEAVVAGEPVVLIGHSSGAHAALRVALRSAAVRSLVLIGPPFPPEQRTVSGLLRAALRDVVHEPLSLVRALAPYYIRGGPIAVARYLISTARETPERSIADVACPVLLVRGEHDAFAPRHWVDRLASTARCGQSVTFSGAHSFPFQH; from the coding sequence GTGCTGGACAGCGACGTCCGGGCGCGCGCCGACCGGGTGGCGGGGCGAACGGTGCGCAGTCTCGAATGCGGGACTGGTGCGCCGGTTGTCGTTCTGCTGCCCGGTCTCGGTGCGCTCGGGTACCTGATGGACGCGCTGACCGAGTACGGCGCGAGAAGCCGATCGTTCCTGCTCGACGTCCCGGGCTTCGGAGTGCGCGGCCGACCGGCGTGCCGTCCGGATGTCAAAGCCGTCGCGGACACCGTCCTGGACTGGCTTGAGGCCGTCGTTGCCGGAGAGCCCGTGGTGCTCATCGGGCATTCCTCCGGCGCCCACGCCGCGCTCCGAGTGGCGCTCCGGTCGGCCGCAGTGCGCTCATTGGTGCTGATCGGGCCGCCCTTCCCGCCGGAGCAGCGCACTGTGTCCGGTTTGCTCCGCGCGGCACTGCGGGATGTCGTGCACGAACCGCTCAGCCTGGTGCGAGCCCTTGCGCCGTACTACATCCGCGGTGGTCCGATCGCGGTGGCGCGCTACCTCATCTCGACCGCGCGCGAGACTCCGGAGCGGTCGATCGCGGACGTCGCGTGTCCGGTTCTGCTCGTGCGCGGTGAGCACGACGCCTTCGCTCCGCGGCACTGGGTGGATCGGCTCGCATCGACCGCTCGATGTGGACAGTCGGTCACGTTCTCCGGCGCGCATTCCTTTCCCTTCCAGCACTAG
- a CDS encoding NAD-dependent epimerase/dehydratase family protein has protein sequence MTGASGNLGTALLRALPRDWSVAAVARRRPDQVEPYTRAEWTECDIGTDKAELRAAFAGADAVVHLAWAIHPRIDDPEMRRTNIEGTKNVLAAARDVPHLVFGSSVAAYKPADRWVMVEEDWPLGGIKGNAYSRHKAEAEALFAESGLRFACVRPVSVVQRAAAAEMRRWLLSSLFPLSLLKKRWLPLPLWPGLRLQLVHADDVASALVRILERRATGAFNLAADPVLTANDIGRVLGGIRLPVPLLPLAGLAWPAWRLGLQPLHPGWLALADRACLVLSARARAELDWHPRHDSADALAEVIGGMANGAGAQSPPLKPDTGPFGRLRDLRWGRPTHQSQGES, from the coding sequence GTGACCGGCGCCAGCGGGAACCTGGGAACCGCCCTGCTCCGGGCGCTCCCACGGGACTGGAGCGTCGCCGCTGTCGCGCGCAGACGCCCTGACCAGGTCGAACCGTACACGCGCGCCGAGTGGACGGAGTGCGACATCGGCACGGACAAGGCGGAGCTGCGTGCCGCCTTCGCCGGGGCCGACGCGGTGGTGCACCTGGCCTGGGCGATCCACCCGCGCATCGACGACCCGGAGATGCGGCGCACGAACATCGAAGGCACCAAGAACGTCCTGGCCGCCGCCCGCGATGTTCCGCACCTGGTGTTCGGCTCCTCGGTGGCCGCGTACAAGCCCGCCGACCGGTGGGTGATGGTCGAGGAGGACTGGCCGCTCGGCGGCATCAAGGGCAACGCGTACAGCAGGCACAAGGCGGAGGCCGAAGCCCTGTTCGCCGAGTCGGGCCTCCGCTTCGCGTGCGTCCGCCCGGTGTCGGTGGTGCAGCGCGCCGCGGCGGCGGAGATGCGGCGCTGGTTGCTCAGCTCGCTGTTTCCCTTGTCGCTGCTGAAAAAGCGCTGGCTTCCGTTGCCGTTGTGGCCCGGGCTGCGGCTTCAGCTCGTGCACGCCGACGATGTCGCGTCGGCGCTGGTGCGGATCCTGGAACGCCGAGCGACCGGAGCGTTCAACCTCGCCGCCGATCCGGTGCTCACCGCCAACGACATCGGCCGGGTGCTCGGCGGTATCCGGCTGCCGGTGCCGCTCCTGCCCCTGGCCGGGCTGGCCTGGCCCGCGTGGCGGCTCGGGCTGCAGCCGCTGCACCCGGGGTGGCTGGCGCTGGCCGACAGGGCCTGCCTGGTGCTCTCCGCGCGGGCGCGGGCCGAGCTGGACTGGCACCCGCGGCACGACAGCGCGGACGCGCTCGCCGAGGTGATCGGCGGGATGGCGAACGGTGCCGGGGCGCAGAGCCCACCGCTGAAACCGGATACAGGCCCCTTCGGGAGGCTTCGCGATCTACGGTGGGGCAGGCCGACCCATCAGTCCCAAGGAGAGTCGTGA
- a CDS encoding phytoene desaturase family protein — protein sequence MTHPGDIADAVVIGAGPNGLVAANLLADAGWSVVVLEAADEPGGSVRSGEVTEPGFRTDFCSAFYPLSAVSPFMTALDLEQHGLSWRHAPDVLAHVLPDDRVALVSRDVDRTAESVAQFAERDGDAWRAEFGTWQHIRDDLMDALFRPFPPIRAAGRLFRRMGTGDALRFARRAVMPVRALANELFEGEGAQLLYAGNALHSDLGPDTAGSSIFGWLLAMLAQDVGFPAPAGGAGEITAALVRRLESLGGRVDCGRRVDRVLIARGTAVGVRDTTGELVRARKAVLADVPAPSLYLELVGAEHLPSRMVDDLSRFHWDDSTVKVDWALSGPVPWTAKEAAGAGTVHLGGDLNGLARFSSQLSCGQTPKVPFLLLGQMTTTDPSRSPRGTESVWAYTHVPRGQKWDASRLQRAAERIEQTIEKHAPGFSSKVIARHVAGPEELGRHNISLVDGAVNGGTAAIHQQLIFRPTPGLARPDTPVDRLYLASASAHPGGAVHGGPGGTAAHVALLRNGFAGGAYRALIAATLSRITADR from the coding sequence GTGACGCACCCAGGTGACATCGCCGACGCCGTGGTGATCGGCGCGGGCCCGAACGGCTTGGTCGCGGCCAACCTGCTCGCGGACGCGGGGTGGAGCGTCGTCGTGCTCGAAGCCGCCGACGAACCGGGCGGTTCCGTGCGCAGCGGCGAGGTCACCGAACCGGGCTTCCGAACGGACTTCTGCAGCGCGTTCTACCCGTTGAGCGCGGTGTCACCGTTCATGACCGCGCTGGACCTGGAGCAGCACGGGCTGTCCTGGCGGCATGCACCGGACGTCCTCGCGCACGTTCTCCCCGACGACCGGGTCGCGCTCGTTTCCCGCGACGTCGACCGCACGGCGGAGTCGGTCGCGCAGTTCGCCGAACGGGACGGTGACGCCTGGCGCGCGGAGTTCGGGACGTGGCAGCACATCCGCGACGATCTGATGGACGCGCTCTTCCGCCCGTTCCCGCCGATCCGCGCGGCCGGACGGCTGTTCCGCCGCATGGGCACCGGCGACGCGCTCCGGTTCGCGCGGCGAGCCGTGATGCCGGTGCGCGCCCTCGCGAACGAGCTGTTCGAGGGCGAGGGCGCGCAGCTGCTCTACGCGGGTAACGCGCTGCACTCCGACCTCGGCCCGGACACCGCGGGCAGTTCGATCTTCGGCTGGCTGCTCGCGATGCTGGCCCAGGACGTCGGTTTCCCGGCTCCGGCAGGCGGTGCGGGGGAGATCACCGCGGCTCTGGTGCGACGGCTCGAATCGCTCGGCGGGCGGGTGGACTGCGGCCGCAGGGTGGACCGCGTGCTCATCGCGCGCGGCACGGCGGTCGGGGTGCGCGACACCACCGGCGAGCTGGTCCGCGCCCGCAAGGCGGTGCTCGCCGACGTTCCCGCGCCGAGCCTCTACCTGGAGCTGGTGGGCGCCGAGCACCTGCCGTCCCGCATGGTCGACGACCTCAGCCGCTTCCACTGGGACGACTCCACGGTCAAGGTCGACTGGGCGCTGTCCGGCCCGGTGCCGTGGACCGCGAAGGAGGCCGCCGGCGCGGGCACGGTGCACCTCGGCGGCGACCTCAACGGCCTGGCGCGGTTCAGCTCGCAGCTGTCCTGCGGGCAGACGCCGAAGGTCCCGTTCCTGTTGCTGGGCCAGATGACCACGACCGACCCGAGCCGGTCACCGCGCGGGACCGAGTCGGTCTGGGCCTACACCCACGTGCCGCGCGGGCAGAAGTGGGACGCGTCCCGGCTGCAGCGCGCCGCCGAACGCATCGAGCAGACGATCGAGAAGCACGCGCCCGGCTTCTCCTCGAAGGTGATCGCCCGGCACGTCGCGGGCCCGGAAGAGCTGGGGCGGCACAACATCAGCCTCGTCGACGGCGCCGTCAACGGCGGGACCGCGGCCATCCACCAGCAGCTGATCTTCCGGCCCACCCCTGGCCTCGCCCGCCCGGACACCCCCGTCGACCGGCTCTACCTGGCGAGCGCGTCGGCCCACCCCGGCGGCGCTGTGCACGGCGGGCCCGGCGGGACGGCGGCTCATGTCGCGTTGCTGCGCAACGGTTTCGCGGGCGGCGCCTACCGGGCACTGATCGCGGCGACGCTGTCCAGGATCACCGCGGACAGGTAG
- a CDS encoding SRPBCC family protein, whose translation MVKTEMRIAASAEDVFAVLADGWSYAGWVVGASHIREVDPGWPAEGTRIHHSVGPWPLHVQDVTRVLHVVPGRLIDLEARMWPVGSARVRLTLTPAGPGATDVLMEEEITQGPGRMIPTAVQAVLLKPRNTEALRRLGDIARGRA comes from the coding sequence ATGGTGAAGACGGAGATGCGGATCGCGGCGAGCGCTGAGGACGTGTTCGCCGTCCTGGCCGACGGGTGGTCCTACGCGGGGTGGGTGGTGGGCGCATCGCACATCCGCGAGGTCGACCCGGGCTGGCCCGCCGAGGGCACCCGGATTCACCACAGCGTCGGACCGTGGCCCCTGCACGTGCAGGACGTGACGCGGGTGCTGCACGTGGTGCCCGGCAGGCTGATCGACCTGGAGGCGCGGATGTGGCCGGTCGGCAGCGCGCGGGTGCGGCTCACCCTCACGCCCGCCGGGCCGGGCGCGACGGACGTGCTGATGGAGGAGGAGATCACCCAGGGCCCCGGCCGGATGATCCCCACGGCCGTGCAGGCGGTGCTGCTGAAGCCGCGCAACACCGAGGCGCTGCGCAGGCTCGGCGACATCGCCAGGGGCCGCGCCTGA
- the nadE gene encoding ammonia-dependent NAD(+) synthetase: MLNLRERILAELAVKPTIVPKVEVRERVDFLKDYLRSTPAKGFVLGISGGQDSTLTGRLCQLASEELREEGHEATFVAVRLPYGVQADEQDAQTALEFIKPDRVVTVNVKPSADAVAAEAAGALGEPRLRDFVHGNVKARERMVLQYAIAGQLNLLVVGTDHAAEAVTGFFTKYGDGGVDITPLTGLTKRQGAALLQELGAPPSVWEKVPTADLESDRPALPDEVALGLKYAEIDDYLEGLDVAPEVAEKLESMFLATRHKRAVPVTPADDWWR; this comes from the coding sequence ATGCTGAACCTCCGGGAGCGGATCCTCGCCGAGCTCGCCGTCAAGCCGACCATCGTGCCCAAGGTCGAGGTCAGGGAACGCGTCGACTTCCTCAAGGACTACCTGCGCTCGACCCCGGCCAAGGGGTTCGTGCTCGGGATCAGCGGCGGTCAGGACAGCACGCTGACCGGCAGGCTGTGCCAGCTCGCGAGCGAGGAACTGCGCGAGGAGGGCCACGAGGCCACCTTCGTCGCGGTGCGGCTGCCCTACGGCGTGCAGGCCGACGAGCAGGACGCGCAGACCGCGCTGGAGTTCATCAAACCGGACCGCGTGGTCACGGTGAACGTCAAGCCGAGCGCGGACGCCGTCGCCGCCGAGGCCGCTGGCGCCCTGGGCGAACCCAGGCTGCGGGACTTCGTGCACGGCAACGTCAAGGCTCGCGAGCGCATGGTGCTCCAGTACGCCATCGCGGGACAGCTCAACCTGCTCGTCGTGGGCACCGACCACGCCGCCGAGGCGGTCACCGGCTTCTTCACCAAGTACGGCGACGGCGGCGTCGACATCACTCCGCTGACCGGCCTGACCAAGCGCCAGGGCGCCGCGCTGCTGCAGGAGCTGGGCGCGCCGCCGAGCGTCTGGGAGAAGGTGCCCACCGCCGACCTCGAGAGCGACCGGCCCGCGCTGCCCGACGAGGTCGCGCTCGGCCTGAAGTACGCCGAGATCGACGACTACCTCGAAGGGCTCGACGTCGCGCCCGAGGTGGCGGAGAAGCTGGAGTCGATGTTCCTCGCCACCCGGCACAAGCGCGCCGTCCCGGTCACCCCGGCCGACGACTGGTGGCGTTGA
- a CDS encoding glycosyltransferase — protein sequence MRIVIVTVGSRGDVAPYTGPAVRLREAGHQVVVSAPAEFADMLGELGLEHRPMAGDMRALLASEQGRAWAEKGTGLKGLKVQLEIAEQLMNSVADSVMDAAADADVLLLQRGAMINGYLAGKALGIPAVALELFPGVPTAEFGLAGLGGKDLGRVLNRWLPRLALRVPTSIDASVKQFCRRIGLPPVGVGAARRMMLADHGFPVLHGFSRHVVPRPVDWPSGVDVVGYWWPERPPGWTAPAELVDFLKAGPPPVFLGFGSMAPGAGERLSEVVTETVRRAGIRAVVQAGWSGLTATGDDVMCVESVPHDWLFPQMAAVVHHCGAGTTGASVRAGVPVVPTPVLADQPFWASRLAKVGVSPGSVPFAKLAAEPLAELVTRAVTEPGYRACARVLAGHVRAEDGAGAILRLVERANPRRV from the coding sequence ATGAGGATCGTGATCGTGACCGTGGGCTCGCGCGGCGACGTCGCTCCCTACACCGGCCCCGCGGTGCGGCTGCGCGAGGCGGGCCACCAGGTCGTCGTCTCCGCCCCGGCCGAGTTCGCGGACATGCTCGGCGAACTCGGGCTGGAGCACCGCCCGATGGCGGGCGACATGCGCGCCTTGCTGGCCTCCGAGCAAGGGCGCGCCTGGGCGGAGAAGGGCACCGGGCTCAAGGGGCTGAAGGTGCAGCTGGAGATCGCCGAGCAGCTGATGAACAGCGTCGCCGACAGCGTGATGGACGCCGCGGCGGACGCGGACGTCCTGCTGCTGCAACGCGGAGCGATGATCAACGGGTACCTGGCGGGCAAGGCGCTCGGCATCCCCGCCGTCGCGCTCGAACTGTTCCCCGGCGTGCCGACCGCGGAGTTCGGCCTCGCCGGACTGGGCGGCAAGGACCTCGGCCGCGTGCTGAACCGGTGGCTGCCCAGGCTCGCGCTGCGCGTGCCGACCTCGATCGACGCGTCGGTGAAGCAGTTCTGCCGCCGGATCGGGCTGCCGCCGGTGGGGGTCGGCGCGGCGCGGCGGATGATGCTGGCCGACCACGGCTTCCCGGTGCTGCACGGGTTCAGCAGGCACGTGGTGCCGCGCCCGGTGGACTGGCCGAGCGGCGTGGACGTGGTCGGCTACTGGTGGCCGGAGCGCCCGCCCGGCTGGACCGCACCCGCCGAGCTGGTGGACTTCCTGAAGGCCGGTCCGCCCCCGGTGTTCCTCGGCTTCGGCAGCATGGCGCCGGGAGCGGGTGAACGCCTGTCGGAGGTGGTGACCGAGACAGTGCGCCGCGCCGGGATCCGCGCCGTCGTGCAGGCCGGCTGGTCCGGGCTCACCGCGACCGGCGACGACGTGATGTGCGTGGAGAGCGTCCCGCACGACTGGCTGTTCCCGCAGATGGCCGCGGTGGTGCACCACTGCGGCGCGGGGACCACCGGGGCGAGCGTGCGCGCCGGGGTGCCGGTCGTGCCCACCCCGGTGCTGGCGGACCAGCCGTTCTGGGCCTCGCGGCTGGCGAAGGTCGGCGTCAGCCCGGGATCGGTGCCGTTCGCGAAGCTGGCCGCCGAGCCGCTGGCCGAGCTGGTCACCCGCGCCGTCACCGAACCTGGTTACCGCGCCTGCGCTCGGGTGCTGGCCGGGCACGTGCGCGCGGAGGACGGCGCGGGTGCGATCCTGCGGCTGGTCGAGCGGGCGAACCCGCGCCGGGTGTGA
- a CDS encoding ROK family transcriptional regulator: MDGVRGLGGDATALRKLNTARVLRVLHRAGAVTLTELTKATELSRSAVEGAIEELLATGLVTEVEPVSGGPRPLGRPARRFRFRIDAGHVLGVHVSPHKVYAVLGDLHGEIVETRRVELTPDLPGPERLVRLRRTAHQCLQAAGITKDDLWAVAVGTPGLVGRTGKISLCSVLDGWTGLDLAGELGAHFPCPVLVENDANTAAMGERWRGVARDIDDVVCVLADHKLGVGVVIDGRVHRGSHGAAGELGALPNSPWAAANDFLVNSEHDPARVFADPRAAAEVADFVEALANGIATMALAVDPELVVLGGVIADCGPALLERLSARVPGLCLTPPRLVLSELVDDAVALGALRVALDEAEKRLFAISAS; encoded by the coding sequence GTGGACGGAGTGCGAGGGCTCGGCGGCGACGCCACGGCTCTGCGGAAGCTGAACACGGCCAGGGTGCTGCGGGTGCTGCACCGCGCGGGAGCGGTCACCCTGACCGAGCTGACCAAGGCCACCGAGCTGTCCCGCTCCGCGGTCGAGGGCGCCATCGAGGAACTGCTGGCCACCGGCCTCGTCACCGAGGTCGAACCCGTCTCCGGCGGACCCCGCCCGCTCGGCAGGCCCGCGCGCCGTTTCCGCTTCCGCATCGACGCCGGACACGTGCTCGGCGTCCACGTCAGCCCGCACAAGGTCTACGCCGTCCTCGGCGACCTGCACGGCGAGATCGTCGAAACCAGGCGGGTCGAGCTGACCCCGGACCTGCCCGGCCCCGAACGCCTGGTGCGGCTCCGGCGCACCGCGCACCAGTGCCTGCAGGCGGCCGGGATCACCAAGGACGACCTCTGGGCGGTCGCCGTCGGCACGCCGGGACTGGTCGGCCGCACCGGGAAGATTTCGCTCTGCTCGGTGCTCGACGGCTGGACCGGCCTCGACCTCGCGGGTGAACTGGGCGCCCACTTCCCGTGCCCCGTCCTGGTGGAGAACGACGCCAACACCGCGGCGATGGGGGAGCGCTGGCGCGGCGTCGCCCGCGACATCGACGACGTGGTCTGCGTGCTCGCCGACCACAAGCTCGGTGTCGGCGTGGTCATCGACGGCCGCGTGCACCGCGGCAGCCACGGCGCGGCGGGCGAGCTGGGCGCGCTGCCGAACTCGCCGTGGGCCGCCGCCAACGACTTCCTGGTGAACTCCGAGCACGACCCCGCGCGCGTGTTCGCCGACCCGCGCGCGGCGGCCGAGGTCGCCGACTTCGTCGAGGCCCTGGCCAACGGCATCGCCACCATGGCGCTCGCCGTGGACCCTGAACTGGTGGTGCTGGGCGGTGTCATCGCCGACTGCGGCCCGGCGCTGCTGGAACGCCTGTCCGCCCGGGTGCCCGGACTCTGCCTCACACCACCGCGCCTGGTGCTCTCGGAGCTGGTCGACGACGCCGTTGCGCTCGGCGCGCTGCGCGTGGCCCTCGACGAGGCCGAGAAGCGCCTGTTCGCTATTTCAGCGAGCTAG
- the gndA gene encoding NADP-dependent phosphogluconate dehydrogenase has protein sequence MAADIGVTGLAVMGRNLARNFARNGFSVAVHNRSRAKTDALVSEFGHEGEFVGSATAEEFVASLATPRKIVIMVKAGAPTDAVIDELTPLLEPGDILVDGGNAHFADTRRREAALKEKGIHFAGVGISGGEEGALLGPSIMPGGSKESYAALGPLLEKISAKVDGTPCCVHVGPDGAGHFVKMVHNGIEYADMQLIAESYDLLRQGLGLSAKELAEVFRGWNTGELDSYLIEITAEVLDQVDAATGKAFVDVVLDQAEQKGTGRWTVQTALELGVPISGIAEAVFARSLSGHADQRAAAANLPGPSGGRVSGEAARTLVEDVRLALYASKMVAYAQGFDQIIAASKEYGWDVDLGATATIWRGGCIIRARFLDRIREAYDESGELPSLLVAPFFAKALEQAQQAWRRVVTTAVELGVPTPGFASSLAYYDGLRRERLPAALIQGQRDFFGAHTYRRVDREGSFHVDWSGKRGESPA, from the coding sequence ATGGCTGCCGATATCGGCGTGACCGGGCTCGCGGTGATGGGCCGCAACCTGGCGCGCAACTTCGCCCGCAACGGCTTCTCGGTGGCGGTGCACAACCGCTCGCGGGCGAAGACCGACGCGCTGGTGTCCGAGTTCGGGCACGAGGGCGAGTTCGTGGGCAGCGCGACGGCGGAGGAGTTCGTCGCGTCGCTGGCCACACCGCGCAAGATCGTGATCATGGTGAAGGCGGGCGCGCCGACGGACGCGGTGATCGACGAGCTGACGCCGCTGCTGGAGCCGGGCGACATCCTGGTGGACGGCGGCAACGCGCACTTCGCCGACACCCGCCGCCGCGAGGCCGCGCTGAAGGAGAAGGGCATCCACTTCGCCGGGGTCGGCATCTCCGGCGGTGAGGAGGGCGCGCTGCTCGGGCCGAGCATCATGCCCGGCGGCTCGAAGGAGTCCTACGCCGCGCTCGGGCCGCTGCTGGAGAAGATCTCCGCGAAGGTGGACGGGACGCCGTGCTGCGTGCACGTGGGCCCGGACGGTGCGGGGCACTTCGTGAAGATGGTGCACAACGGCATCGAGTACGCCGACATGCAGCTGATCGCGGAGTCCTACGACCTGCTGCGGCAGGGGCTGGGACTGAGCGCGAAGGAGCTGGCGGAGGTCTTCCGCGGCTGGAACACCGGTGAGCTGGACTCGTACCTGATCGAGATCACCGCCGAGGTGCTCGACCAGGTCGACGCGGCGACCGGCAAGGCGTTCGTGGACGTCGTGCTGGACCAGGCGGAGCAGAAGGGCACCGGGCGCTGGACGGTGCAGACCGCGCTGGAGCTGGGCGTGCCGATCAGCGGGATCGCGGAGGCGGTGTTCGCGCGGTCGCTGTCCGGGCACGCCGACCAGCGCGCTGCGGCGGCGAACCTGCCCGGCCCGAGCGGCGGCCGAGTGTCCGGTGAGGCGGCGCGGACGCTGGTCGAGGACGTCCGGCTGGCGCTCTACGCGTCGAAGATGGTCGCCTACGCGCAGGGCTTCGACCAGATCATCGCGGCCAGCAAGGAGTACGGCTGGGACGTCGACCTGGGTGCGACGGCGACGATCTGGCGCGGGGGCTGCATCATCCGGGCGCGGTTCCTCGACCGCATCCGCGAGGCCTACGACGAGTCGGGTGAGCTGCCGTCCCTGCTGGTCGCGCCGTTCTTCGCCAAGGCGCTGGAGCAGGCGCAGCAGGCGTGGCGCCGCGTGGTGACCACGGCGGTGGAGCTGGGTGTTCCGACGCCGGGCTTCGCGTCGTCGCTGGCCTACTACGACGGGCTGCGGCGGGAGCGGCTGCCTGCGGCGCTGATCCAGGGCCAGCGGGACTTCTTCGGCGCGCACACCTACCGCAGGGTGGACCGCGAGGGCAGCTTCCACGTGGACTGGTCCGGCAAGCGCGGGGAAAGTCCGGCCTGA
- a CDS encoding M15 family metallopeptidase encodes MTTRPVVLGTLLVAGVLVACSDTPPPSAPPTQATTSTTAAPTTTTAANTGPLVSVQDVDPSILVEARYFTDHNFVGERIEGYEANKCLLMPQAAEGLKRVQAELKPKSLSLKVYDCYRPQRAVNHFVRWAKNADTRMKGEFYPTLGKDRLFPDGYIADRSGHSRGSTVDLTLVAVPPPPQAQYRAGDALVSCTAPKERRFADNSVDMGTGYDCFDKLAHTANPAVGQPAQANRVLLKSLMDKHGFTNYAQEWWHFTLRGEPHPETYFDLPVR; translated from the coding sequence ATGACTACGCGCCCCGTCGTGCTCGGCACACTGCTGGTCGCGGGAGTGCTGGTGGCGTGCTCGGACACCCCGCCGCCATCGGCACCGCCCACGCAAGCCACCACCAGTACGACCGCCGCGCCCACGACAACGACCGCCGCGAACACCGGTCCGCTCGTGTCCGTTCAGGACGTGGACCCGAGCATCCTCGTCGAGGCGCGCTACTTCACCGACCACAACTTCGTCGGCGAGCGCATCGAGGGCTACGAGGCGAACAAGTGCCTGTTGATGCCGCAGGCCGCCGAAGGGCTCAAACGCGTGCAGGCCGAGCTCAAGCCGAAGTCGCTGAGCTTGAAGGTCTACGACTGCTACCGCCCGCAGCGCGCCGTGAACCACTTCGTCCGGTGGGCGAAAAACGCGGACACGCGGATGAAGGGCGAGTTCTACCCGACGCTGGGCAAGGACCGGCTGTTCCCGGACGGCTACATCGCCGACCGCTCCGGGCACAGTCGTGGGAGCACGGTCGACCTCACGCTGGTCGCCGTGCCACCGCCGCCGCAGGCGCAGTACCGCGCGGGGGACGCGCTGGTGAGCTGCACCGCGCCCAAGGAGCGGCGGTTCGCCGACAACAGCGTGGACATGGGCACCGGCTACGACTGCTTCGACAAGCTGGCGCACACGGCGAACCCGGCGGTCGGCCAGCCCGCGCAGGCGAACCGCGTGCTGCTCAAGTCCTTGATGGACAAGCACGGCTTCACCAACTACGCGCAGGAGTGGTGGCACTTCACCCTGCGAGGTGAACCACATCCTGAGACCTACTTCGACCTCCCGGTGCGTTGA
- a CDS encoding MerR family transcriptional regulator: MDYTVGRVAALANVTVRTLHHYDEIGLLSPSGRTPAGYRTYNEADLDRLHRVLAYRELGFPLDEIAAIVADESTDTMGHLRRQRDLLLARIDRLSGMVAAVDREMESQRMGIALTPEERFEVFGDWEPVPGYGEQAERRWGHTDEWRQAQERMSGFAKEDFVRMQAEQAEWVRRLLAAMDEGVAPDSERAMDLAEEHRGLIGLLYDCSPARHVQIAEMYANEPEQLNFLVPPDQQRPGTGAFICAAARANARRSGE, translated from the coding sequence GTGGACTACACGGTCGGACGGGTCGCCGCTCTCGCGAATGTGACCGTGCGCACTCTTCATCACTACGACGAGATCGGGCTGCTGTCGCCGAGCGGGCGCACTCCCGCCGGATACCGCACCTACAACGAGGCGGACCTGGATCGGCTGCACCGCGTGCTGGCTTATCGCGAGCTGGGCTTCCCCCTCGACGAGATCGCCGCCATCGTCGCGGACGAGAGCACGGACACGATGGGACACCTGCGCAGGCAGCGCGACCTGTTGCTCGCCAGGATCGACCGGCTGAGCGGCATGGTCGCGGCCGTGGACCGGGAGATGGAGTCGCAGCGCATGGGGATCGCGCTGACGCCCGAGGAGCGGTTCGAGGTCTTCGGAGACTGGGAGCCGGTTCCGGGCTACGGCGAGCAGGCGGAGCGGCGGTGGGGGCACACCGATGAGTGGCGGCAGGCCCAGGAACGGATGTCGGGTTTCGCCAAGGAGGACTTCGTCAGGATGCAGGCCGAGCAGGCCGAGTGGGTGCGGCGGTTGCTCGCGGCGATGGACGAGGGCGTTGCCCCGGACAGCGAGCGCGCGATGGATCTGGCCGAGGAACACCGGGGGCTGATCGGCCTGCTCTACGACTGCTCTCCCGCACGGCACGTGCAGATCGCCGAGATGTACGCGAACGAACCGGAGCAGTTGAACTTCCTCGTCCCGCCTGACCAGCAGCGGCCGGGCACGGGGGCGTTCATCTGCGCCGCGGCTCGTGCGAATGCCCGCCGATCGGGCGAATGA